A portion of the Tiliqua scincoides isolate rTilSci1 chromosome 3, rTilSci1.hap2, whole genome shotgun sequence genome contains these proteins:
- the LOC136643826 gene encoding uncharacterized protein, with product MEILSSRLTALEKPVERHAPPGPPVVQVQASDPEEQQHSQGASCQAVPMPSTGSRAGAVRVLICGHSIVFWARKRAASSSFGTQLQLGSLATVHWVARRGMLWDQLLPAFYEFVHAHAPPHIIVIHLGENDLGQRTTLSLRLQACSDILHISQCFRGMVILWSDLLPRRVWRYASNVKKIELARKKVNSYVRRAVLRHGGGVISHPGISYDVPQLFRSDGVHLSVFGNDVFLRDLQQGLRKFLSVWGGGAKR from the exons AtggaaatcctctcttccaggttAACTGCTTTGGAGAAACCAGTTGAGCGGCACGCTCCGCCTGGACCTCCTGTTGTTCAGGTGCAGGCATCAGAccctgaggagcagcagcattcGCAAGGAGCATCTTGCCAGGCAGTACCCATGCCTTCAACGG gttccagggcgggagcagttcgggtccttatctgcggccactccatcgttttctgggcaaggaagagggcggcctccagtagctttggcacgcAGCTGCAGCTCGGTTcattggctactgtgcattgggttgcacggcggggaatgctgtgggatcagcttcttcccgctttttatgagtttgtgcatgcccatgccccgCCTCACATCATTGTTATTCATTTGggggagaacgacctgggccagaggacgactctgtccttgaggcttcaggcctgcagcgatattctccacattagtcAGTGTTTTCGCGGgatggtcatcttatggtctgacctcttgcctcgcagGGTTTGGCGTTATGCCTCTAATGTTAAAAAGATCGAACTGGCTAGGAAGAAAgtaaattcgtatgtgaggcgggcggtgcTCCGTCATGGAGGCGGTGTCATttctcacccaggcatcagctatgatgtgccccaattgttcagaagcgatggagtacacctttcggtgtttggcaatgatgtttttcttcgtgatttgcaacagggcctgcggaaatttctttccgtgtggggcggtggggccaagcgctag